In one Lachnospiraceae bacterium GAM79 genomic region, the following are encoded:
- the mobC gene encoding plasmid mobilization relaxosome protein MobC, whose translation MENRKRNVHLHVMVTPDELAAIHERMAEAGISNAGAYVRKMALNGYILHIDLTPVKELISLQRRCSNNLNQVAVHAHTYGVYPEEIDGLKRDYEKLWGEVSKVLRELSELVAK comes from the coding sequence ATGGAGAACCGCAAGCGGAATGTCCATCTGCACGTCATGGTAACACCGGACGAGCTGGCGGCCATCCATGAGCGGATGGCCGAGGCGGGCATTTCCAACGCCGGGGCTTATGTACGGAAAATGGCTCTGAACGGGTATATCCTGCACATCGACCTTACGCCCGTAAAAGAGCTGATCTCTCTGCAACGGCGCTGTTCCAACAATCTCAATCAGGTCGCCGTACACGCACACACCTATGGCGTGTACCCGGAGGAAATCGACGGATTGAAGCGGGACTATGAAAAGCTGTGGGGCGAGGTGTCAAAGGTGCTGCGGGAGCTTTCCGAGCTGGTGGCAAAGTAA
- a CDS encoding CD1845 family protein, translating into MKILLKILVAPFALALSLLAALLVFLFDICAVLLTIASVILTVLGVALFFTPTPIGGIVFLFLAFLLSPYGLQAAAGSLLWALDGGKSALYRFLAS; encoded by the coding sequence ATGAAGATACTGCTGAAAATATTGGTTGCTCCCTTTGCTTTAGCGTTGTCCCTTCTGGCGGCTCTGCTGGTGTTCCTATTTGATATTTGTGCCGTCCTGCTGACGATTGCCTCTGTGATCCTGACGGTGCTGGGTGTCGCTCTCTTTTTCACGCCGACGCCCATAGGCGGGATTGTATTTCTGTTTCTTGCCTTCCTTCTTTCGCCGTATGGACTGCAAGCGGCGGCGGGCTCCCTTCTTTGGGCGCTGGACGGAGGCAAATCCGCTCTGTACCGGTTTCTGGCAAGTTAA
- a CDS encoding relaxase/mobilization nuclease domain-containing protein: MATTTLLQRHAGEGETIAEAIRDCLDYGKDPEKTESGKYISAYECDPATVADEFLLAKASYAAMTGREQKKENNVLCYQIRQSFYPGEITPKEANRIGYELAMRWTKGRHAFIVTTHTDKQHIHCHIYYNSTTLDCTRKFRNFWGSSFALRRLSDRLCLENGLSIVENPKPRSKGKYRNYGEWQKDRKGPLSYQDRLRLAIDTALAERPADLDEFLNLMKRAGYEVKTVRGGGISFRLTGQGQERFTRLRASTLGDGYDLQDVLSAIEGKEKRPGRSERKISLAVDIQAKLAAGKGPGYERWAKVFNIKQMAAALAYIQDNNLTDYEQLAKKATEAADRFHVISEQVKQTEQAMKTNAGLKAATVQYAKTRPVFEQYKATKYSRKFLAEHEADLELYRAAQAEMRSLLGGAKLPKMDVLKEEGRKLTAKKKQLYGEYQKARRDMQEIVTIKANIDTLMGYTEPGRKQEKER; encoded by the coding sequence TTGGCTACCACAACTTTGTTACAGCGCCATGCGGGCGAAGGCGAAACGATTGCTGAGGCTATCCGGGATTGTCTGGACTATGGCAAGGACCCGGAGAAAACAGAAAGCGGAAAGTATATCTCCGCTTATGAATGTGATCCGGCCACCGTGGCGGACGAGTTCCTTTTGGCAAAGGCCAGCTATGCCGCTATGACGGGCCGGGAACAGAAGAAAGAAAATAATGTGCTGTGCTATCAGATACGACAATCCTTCTATCCGGGCGAGATCACCCCGAAGGAGGCGAACCGTATCGGCTATGAGCTGGCTATGCGCTGGACAAAGGGGCGGCACGCTTTTATCGTTACCACGCATACCGATAAGCAGCACATCCATTGTCACATTTATTACAACTCCACCACCCTTGACTGCACCCGGAAATTCCGAAATTTTTGGGGCTCCAGCTTCGCCCTTCGGCGGCTCTCTGACAGGCTGTGCCTTGAAAACGGGCTATCCATCGTGGAGAACCCGAAGCCCCGGAGCAAGGGCAAGTATCGGAACTATGGAGAGTGGCAGAAAGACCGGAAAGGGCCGCTTTCCTATCAGGACAGGCTGCGCCTTGCCATTGATACTGCGTTGGCGGAACGCCCCGCTGATTTGGACGAATTTCTCAATTTGATGAAGCGGGCCGGGTATGAGGTCAAGACGGTTCGGGGCGGCGGTATCAGCTTCCGGCTGACCGGGCAGGGACAGGAACGCTTCACCCGTCTGCGTGCCTCCACGCTGGGGGACGGCTACGACTTGCAAGATGTTCTGTCCGCCATTGAGGGCAAAGAAAAACGCCCCGGGCGCTCGGAGCGGAAAATCAGTCTGGCGGTGGATATTCAAGCAAAGCTGGCTGCCGGTAAGGGGCCGGGATATGAACGCTGGGCGAAGGTATTTAACATTAAGCAGATGGCCGCCGCTCTTGCCTATATACAGGACAATAACCTGACCGATTATGAGCAGTTGGCGAAGAAAGCCACCGAGGCGGCAGACCGTTTCCATGTTATTTCCGAACAGGTCAAGCAGACGGAGCAGGCCATGAAAACCAATGCCGGGCTAAAGGCCGCAACGGTTCAGTATGCCAAAACCCGCCCAGTCTTTGAGCAGTATAAGGCGACGAAGTACAGCCGGAAATTCCTTGCGGAGCATGAGGCCGACCTTGAACTGTACCGGGCTGCACAAGCGGAAATGCGCTCTCTGCTGGGCGGGGCGAAGCTCCCCAAAATGGATGTGCTGAAGGAAGAAGGCCGTAAGCTCACAGCAAAGAAAAAACAGCTCTATGGAGAATATCAAAAGGCACGACGGGATATGCAGGAGATCGTCACGATCAAAGCGAACATTGACACTCTGATGGGCTACACCGAACCGGGAAGAAAGCAGGAAAAGGAGCGTTAA
- a CDS encoding helix-turn-helix transcriptional regulator produces the protein MRMNQNERRFDFHGLGAALKRAREEKGWTQAYVAELVDRDSRTIMNIENKGQYPSFDLFVKLITMFDVSVDQFIHADGGARSSSCRKHIDVLLNSMNEKELVVMEATAEGLKKARETEVPE, from the coding sequence ATGAGAATGAACCAAAATGAAAGAAGGTTTGACTTTCACGGCCTCGGGGCGGCTCTCAAACGGGCCAGAGAAGAAAAGGGCTGGACGCAAGCCTATGTTGCGGAATTGGTAGACCGTGACTCCCGTACCATTATGAATATTGAGAACAAAGGTCAGTATCCCAGCTTCGACCTTTTTGTTAAACTCATTACTATGTTTGACGTTTCAGTTGACCAGTTTATTCATGCGGACGGAGGGGCAAGGTCAAGCTCTTGCAGAAAGCATATTGATGTGCTCCTAAATTCCATGAACGAGAAAGAGCTTGTTGTCATGGAGGCCACAGCCGAAGGGCTCAAGAAAGCCAGAGAAACGGAGGTTCCAGAATAA
- a CDS encoding DNA-binding protein: MDYMTLKGAAEKWGVTPRRANYYCAGGRIPGAVKMAGVWLIPKAAEKPIDGRTKQGRLLKHE; the protein is encoded by the coding sequence ATGGACTATATGACATTGAAAGGGGCCGCCGAAAAGTGGGGCGTGACACCTCGTAGGGCAAATTATTATTGTGCTGGTGGACGTATCCCCGGTGCTGTGAAAATGGCTGGTGTTTGGCTGATCCCTAAAGCTGCGGAAAAGCCGATTGATGGCCGGACAAAACAAGGGAGGTTGCTGAAACATGAATAG
- a CDS encoding response regulator transcription factor → MNSVLIIDDDKKLCALMKKCVEQENLSAVVAHGGLEGLRLLEKNKDTCSLIILDVMMPDMNGFQVLQKIREKNNVPVLMLTAKSDEEDKVSGLRLGADDYLTKPFGINELMARVNSLIRRYTTLNPVTGNEAATMLLKDMVIDKINRTVTVQNLPVDLTGKEFDLLLFLASNKGRVFTKKQLYTQVWTEEYDFDDNNLMAFISKLRKKIEPNPEQPFYIQTVRGVGYRFNKEA, encoded by the coding sequence ATGAATAGTGTTTTGATTATAGACGATGACAAGAAACTTTGTGCCTTGATGAAAAAATGTGTGGAACAAGAAAATTTATCTGCGGTAGTAGCACATGGCGGCTTAGAGGGTCTGAGGCTACTGGAAAAAAACAAGGATACCTGTTCACTAATTATTCTGGATGTGATGATGCCAGATATGAACGGGTTTCAAGTATTGCAGAAAATCCGAGAGAAAAACAATGTGCCGGTGCTGATGCTGACCGCCAAAAGCGACGAAGAAGATAAGGTTTCTGGTCTGCGGCTGGGAGCGGACGATTATCTGACAAAGCCGTTTGGAATTAACGAACTAATGGCTCGTGTCAATTCTCTAATCCGGCGCTATACCACCTTAAACCCTGTGACCGGAAACGAAGCCGCCACCATGCTTCTGAAAGATATGGTAATTGATAAAATCAACCGAACCGTAACGGTTCAAAATCTCCCGGTAGACTTGACCGGCAAAGAGTTTGATTTGCTTCTATTTTTGGCGTCCAACAAGGGTCGGGTCTTTACTAAAAAACAACTTTATACGCAGGTGTGGACAGAAGAATATGATTTTGACGACAATAACCTCATGGCATTTATCAGTAAACTGCGAAAAAAAATCGAGCCAAATCCAGAACAACCTTTTTATATTCAGACTGTCCGCGGTGTAGGGTATCGCTTTAACAAGGAGGCATGA
- a CDS encoding HAMP domain-containing histidine kinase: MEINLYLLLSLLIALLVISYLLGKLHRVRGQLFLIRDALNDIKAGNLNRRVLVRESDLTKQICYDINEIAMSSQSRLIQQKQSEQAYKRLMTSLSHDVKTPLASLVGYLEAVESKMVTGAEKEEYIRVAMEKAHHLKDFVTALFEWVKLDAGEQIFHFEVCDLNELSRDIMADWVPLLENHDLSYEIEIPETEYMTRVDSTAYTRILNNLLQNILTHSDASKVFLTVTETEQQAKIVVADNGNGIAASDLPHIFERMYQCDHSRSAKGNGLGLSIAKELVSIHKGTITAASVPGNGTTFIIILPKAL; the protein is encoded by the coding sequence ATGGAAATTAACCTTTATCTATTGTTGTCCTTATTGATTGCTTTGCTGGTAATCAGCTATCTTTTGGGAAAACTTCACCGCGTCCGTGGTCAGCTTTTTCTTATTAGGGATGCCCTAAACGATATAAAAGCCGGGAATTTGAACCGCCGTGTATTGGTGCGGGAAAGCGACCTGACAAAACAAATCTGTTATGATATTAACGAGATTGCCATGAGCAGCCAATCTCGGCTTATACAGCAAAAGCAATCCGAACAGGCTTATAAACGGCTTATGACAAGCCTTTCCCATGATGTAAAAACCCCTCTTGCTTCTCTGGTTGGATATTTGGAGGCTGTGGAAAGCAAGATGGTAACAGGAGCTGAGAAGGAAGAATACATTCGGGTGGCTATGGAAAAAGCCCACCACCTGAAAGATTTTGTGACCGCCCTGTTTGAATGGGTGAAGCTGGATGCCGGGGAACAGATTTTTCATTTTGAGGTCTGCGACCTGAATGAGCTTTCCCGTGACATCATGGCTGATTGGGTGCCGCTGCTGGAAAACCACGATCTTAGCTATGAAATTGAGATACCCGAAACAGAATACATGACACGGGTTGACTCTACCGCCTACACTCGTATTCTCAATAATTTACTGCAAAATATTCTGACGCACAGTGATGCAAGCAAAGTTTTCCTGACCGTGACTGAAACTGAGCAGCAGGCAAAAATCGTTGTTGCTGATAACGGCAACGGGATTGCCGCCTCTGATCTCCCGCATATCTTTGAACGGATGTATCAATGCGATCACTCCCGTTCTGCCAAAGGGAACGGGCTGGGCCTTTCGATTGCCAAAGAGTTAGTCAGTATTCATAAAGGAACGATTACAGCCGCTAGTGTTCCCGGAAACGGAACAACCTTTATCATCATACTTCCGAAAGCTCTGTGA
- a CDS encoding ABC transporter permease has protein sequence MTIITTEIQKWKRNKIVWCILALTLLLGAFAIERACSISRSSPFMDSFGDLYTLAFKNLSSLFLPIVLGMFATTLFFDEHKNDTMKELLIIPITKAQLYFSKVAVVILMSVGLCLITFLLCVVGGLIAGGFPDLNAQTLMDAGLLYLAGGILIPIAMLPIVFLSTLSKGYILPIGATLLYLIPVVIAPAYLTGIHPLASVMGIYPHISEAAAAMVESLMQGVLFNTSPLVCVGSLLLIGATFAAASVVALKKQSY, from the coding sequence ATGACGATTATTACAACTGAAATCCAGAAATGGAAACGGAATAAAATTGTCTGGTGCATTTTGGCTCTAACACTTCTGCTTGGAGCGTTTGCGATTGAAAGGGCTTGCAGCATTTCAAGGAGCAGTCCCTTTATGGATAGTTTTGGCGACCTTTACACACTGGCCTTTAAGAATCTGTCCAGCCTGTTTCTGCCGATTGTGCTGGGAATGTTTGCAACGACACTGTTTTTCGATGAACACAAAAATGACACGATGAAAGAACTGCTTATCATCCCTATTACAAAAGCACAGCTATACTTTTCAAAAGTCGCTGTGGTTATTCTGATGTCCGTAGGACTGTGCCTGATTACTTTTCTTTTGTGTGTTGTCGGTGGGCTGATTGCCGGAGGCTTTCCCGATCTGAACGCCCAAACACTGATGGACGCTGGTCTTTTGTATCTGGCAGGTGGTATTCTGATTCCCATAGCCATGCTTCCGATTGTGTTTCTTTCCACGCTGTCAAAGGGATATATCCTGCCCATTGGCGCAACGCTGCTTTATCTGATTCCCGTAGTCATTGCCCCGGCTTATCTTACGGGAATACACCCGCTGGCAAGCGTGATGGGGATTTATCCCCATATTTCCGAAGCGGCCGCAGCTATGGTAGAAAGCCTGATGCAAGGCGTTTTATTCAATACTTCGCCGCTTGTTTGTGTCGGTTCGCTGCTCTTGATCGGTGCTACATTTGCCGCCGCATCCGTAGTGGCTCTAAAAAAGCAATCTTACTGA
- a CDS encoding DUF3887 domain-containing protein, which yields MKRLSCLLLGILLVFSLCACQQAAPSSGEAPDQQAITEEATEYFNQMMDGDFETFFNALPPGVQDNISAETIQETWEEEVDKLGGLPENTSPDVSCYVPEHSDQIRVEFVIPCDKGNFKVFINYFPDGSLYNYVIWKNETK from the coding sequence ATGAAACGATTGAGTTGTTTATTACTCGGTATTCTGCTTGTTTTTTCTCTTTGTGCCTGCCAGCAGGCCGCTCCATCTTCCGGCGAGGCTCCCGACCAACAGGCCATTACGGAAGAAGCAACCGAATACTTTAACCAAATGATGGATGGAGATTTTGAAACTTTCTTCAATGCGTTGCCGCCGGGCGTACAGGACAATATTTCTGCGGAGACGATACAGGAAACATGGGAAGAAGAAGTCGATAAGCTGGGCGGGCTGCCGGAGAACACTTCCCCGGATGTGTCCTGCTATGTGCCGGAACACTCTGACCAAATCCGTGTTGAATTTGTCATTCCTTGTGACAAAGGCAATTTCAAAGTATTCATCAACTATTTCCCGGATGGCAGCCTTTACAACTATGTTATCTGGAAGAACGAAACAAAATGA
- a CDS encoding ABC transporter ATP-binding protein, giving the protein MSDLVIETKKLTKIYGEQTAVNSVNLHVKPGRIYGLLGRNGAGKTTIMKMILGLTPITSGEVDVFGQNIKGHEKRIYPRIGAIIETPGFYPNLTGTENLEIFAKLRGTPQPNAVKNVLEVVGLPYKDKKLFSKYSLGMKQRLGIANAILHDPELLILDEPTNGLDPIGIAEVRNFIKNLSVERGKTILISSHILSEISLLADDIGIIDHGVLLEESSMEELEKKNRKYIQLQVSDIPKASLILERQFHVTDYAVQDEHNLRLYDTALDMAAINKALVVQDVAVISSQICNDTLEDYFKQITGGEGIA; this is encoded by the coding sequence ATGAGTGATCTTGTGATTGAAACCAAAAAGCTGACAAAGATTTACGGGGAACAAACTGCCGTTAATTCTGTGAATCTTCATGTAAAACCGGGCCGGATTTATGGACTTTTAGGACGCAACGGAGCCGGTAAAACCACAATTATGAAAATGATTTTGGGCCTTACACCAATCACTTCCGGCGAAGTAGATGTGTTCGGACAGAACATCAAAGGCCATGAGAAACGCATTTATCCCCGTATTGGAGCCATCATCGAAACTCCCGGTTTTTATCCGAATCTGACCGGCACAGAAAACCTTGAAATTTTTGCGAAGTTACGAGGGACACCCCAGCCCAATGCCGTCAAGAACGTGCTGGAAGTTGTGGGATTGCCCTACAAGGACAAAAAGCTGTTCAGTAAGTATTCCCTCGGCATGAAGCAGCGCCTCGGTATTGCCAACGCTATTCTGCATGACCCGGAGCTTTTGATTTTGGACGAGCCGACCAATGGACTTGACCCTATCGGTATAGCCGAAGTGAGGAACTTTATTAAGAATTTAAGTGTGGAGCGTGGCAAAACCATCCTAATTTCCAGCCATATACTTTCCGAAATTTCACTGTTGGCAGATGACATAGGCATTATCGACCACGGGGTTCTGCTGGAAGAAAGCAGCATGGAAGAATTAGAAAAGAAAAATCGGAAATACATCCAGCTTCAAGTGTCGGATATTCCAAAAGCCTCTTTAATTTTGGAAAGGCAATTCCATGTGACCGATTATGCGGTGCAGGACGAACACAACCTGCGGCTTTATGACACCGCACTGGATATGGCGGCAATCAACAAGGCCCTTGTGGTGCAGGATGTAGCTGTTATCAGCTCCCAAATCTGCAATGATACCCTTGAGGATTATTTCAAACAGATCACAGGGGGAGAGGGAATTGCTTAA
- a CDS encoding ABC transporter permease: MLKLIQVEFLKLRRRKFIWLMLLAALFMPLAAVFYFSSVKGTGVDPIMFYKWTAFSYTPWIILPVVLGMLCTMLMYNENQYDMLKQLWIVPVNKMAYFFSKFAVVLVYSICFMLVTATASILTGILSGYIPFDSESVLYLLRKCMEISLLTAFAMLPVLAVAAAQKGYILPVCLTLIYTFLGFILLMVNMYLHPLSSMTAIVMYDIPGVVFDQPLNIPAAFLCIGVWAAASAVLANVALVRRK, from the coding sequence TTGCTTAAACTGATACAAGTTGAATTTCTAAAACTGCGCCGGAGAAAGTTTATCTGGCTCATGCTGCTGGCGGCGCTCTTTATGCCACTGGCTGCCGTATTTTACTTTTCAAGTGTCAAAGGAACCGGTGTGGACCCCATTATGTTTTACAAATGGACAGCGTTCAGCTATACCCCGTGGATCATCCTACCGGTAGTGCTGGGGATGTTGTGTACCATGCTGATGTATAACGAAAACCAGTATGATATGCTCAAACAGCTTTGGATTGTACCGGTCAATAAAATGGCATACTTTTTCAGCAAGTTTGCTGTGGTGCTGGTGTATTCCATTTGCTTTATGCTAGTTACCGCAACGGCGTCCATTCTGACCGGCATACTATCCGGTTATATTCCCTTTGACAGTGAAAGTGTCCTTTATCTTTTGCGGAAGTGTATGGAAATTTCTCTGTTGACCGCCTTTGCGATGTTACCAGTACTGGCGGTTGCCGCAGCGCAAAAGGGCTATATTCTCCCTGTTTGCCTGACGCTGATTTATACATTCCTCGGCTTTATCCTCTTGATGGTGAATATGTACCTACATCCGCTGTCCAGTATGACCGCTATTGTTATGTATGATATTCCGGGTGTTGTATTCGATCAGCCATTAAATATTCCAGCCGCATTTCTGTGTATTGGTGTATGGGCTGCTGCTTCGGCTGTATTGGCGAATGTGGCATTGGTTCGGAGAAAGTGA
- a CDS encoding ABC transporter permease, with protein MKDLLWAESQKLHRSKILWIAGFATVMVGLIVFAQGQFTFYDRRYIDGAGWFMTAAQSLATFYVLPAVIALLGSYMICREEQEDTLKSLRLIPVDEVKLTLAKMILAFVFSVLIYLLLFAITFLVEAVLHLEALSVGLVLENLKIYFLDGVGVFFAISPIIALVARMKKGYWLALVFAEIYSFAGLFASMSQQLKTVYPMTAVFNISGYYNANMFQVLIGVVILMVCVILSLLILKGLNRKTK; from the coding sequence ATGAAAGATTTGCTTTGGGCGGAGAGTCAGAAACTCCACCGTTCCAAAATACTCTGGATTGCTGGGTTTGCAACAGTCATGGTAGGGTTGATCGTCTTTGCACAGGGACAGTTTACATTCTATGACCGCCGATATATTGACGGGGCTGGATGGTTTATGACAGCGGCCCAATCCCTTGCTACCTTTTATGTTCTGCCTGCTGTAATTGCCCTATTGGGAAGTTATATGATTTGCCGGGAGGAACAGGAGGATACCTTAAAATCTCTGCGGCTCATTCCCGTAGATGAAGTGAAACTGACACTTGCCAAAATGATACTTGCCTTTGTGTTCAGCGTTCTGATTTACCTTTTACTTTTTGCAATTACCTTTCTTGTCGAGGCAGTTTTGCATTTAGAAGCACTTTCCGTTGGCCTTGTGTTAGAAAATCTGAAAATATATTTTCTGGATGGGGTAGGCGTATTCTTTGCAATTTCTCCTATTATCGCTCTGGTAGCGCGGATGAAAAAGGGGTATTGGCTGGCTCTGGTATTTGCAGAAATTTATTCGTTTGCTGGATTATTTGCGAGTATGTCCCAGCAGTTAAAGACGGTATATCCCATGACAGCCGTTTTCAATATCTCTGGTTATTATAATGCAAATATGTTTCAGGTTTTAATCGGCGTTGTAATTCTGATGGTTTGTGTGATTTTGTCATTGTTAATTTTGAAAGGATTGAACCGCAAGACTAAATAA
- a CDS encoding sigma-70 family RNA polymerase sigma factor has protein sequence MAIINLRDYYPFYTSDCFMEVSEEVAEMFKEFDRKEAAYRLRTYRHKAYYSLDRDDGLEHEAVFVALSPHELYERKVTMQELHAAITSLPDKQAKRIYAHFILGMTKQDIARAEGVHEKVVRVAIERGLRRLEKILKNSL, from the coding sequence ATGGCTATTATCAATTTGCGGGACTATTACCCATTCTATACATCGGATTGCTTCATGGAAGTATCGGAAGAAGTTGCAGAAATGTTCAAAGAGTTTGATCGTAAAGAGGCTGCTTATCGGCTGCGTACATACCGCCACAAAGCCTACTATTCCCTTGATCGGGATGACGGGCTGGAGCATGAGGCTGTCTTTGTCGCTTTATCTCCCCATGAACTGTATGAGCGGAAAGTGACCATGCAGGAACTTCACGCAGCGATTACCAGTCTGCCAGACAAACAGGCAAAACGGATTTATGCCCATTTCATTCTCGGCATGACCAAACAGGACATTGCCCGGGCAGAGGGCGTCCATGAAAAAGTAGTTCGTGTCGCAATCGAGCGAGGTCTGCGTCGCTTAGAAAAAATTTTGAAAAATTCTTTGTAA